The following proteins come from a genomic window of Diceros bicornis minor isolate mBicDic1 chromosome 4, mDicBic1.mat.cur, whole genome shotgun sequence:
- the USP21 gene encoding ubiquitin carboxyl-terminal hydrolase 21 isoform X2: MPQASEHRLGRTREPPVNVQPRVGSKLPFAPRARSKERRNPAPGPNPVFRPLPPRPGPPEERLKKLELGRGRTSGPRPRGPLRADHGVPLPGSPPPTVALPVPSRTNLARSKSVSSGDLRPMGIALGGHRGAGELGAALSRLALRPEPPTLRRSTSLRRLGGFPGPPTLLSIRTEPPTSHGSFHVISARPSEPFYFDDKMAHHTLLLGSGHVGLRNLGNTCFLNAVLQCLSSTRPLRDFCLRRDFRQEVPGGGRAQELTEAFADVIGALWHPDSCEAVNPTRFRAVFQKYVPSFSGYSQQDAQEFLKLLMERLHLEINRRGRRAPPILANSPAPSAPRRGGALLEEPELSDDDRANLMWKRYLEREDSKIVDLFVGQLKSCLKCQACGYRSTTFEVFCDLSLPIPKVCDRCRQKTRSTKKLTVQRFPRILVLHLNRFSASRGSIKKSSIGVDFPLQRLSLGDFASDKAGSPIYQLYALCNHSGSVHYGHYTALCRCQSGWHVYNDSRVSPVSENQVASSEGYVLFYQLMQEPPRCL; encoded by the exons ATGCCCCAGGCCTCTGAGCACCGCCTGGGCCGGACCCGAGAGCCACCTGTTAATGTCCAGCCCAGAGTGGGATCCAAGCTACCATTTGCCCCCCGGGCCCGCAGCAAGGAGCGCCGAAACCCAGCCCCTGGGCCGAACCCCGTGTTCCGACCTCTGCCTCCCCGGCCAGGTCCTCCTGAGGAACGGCTCAAGAAACTGGAGCTGGGACGAGGACGGACCTCAGGCCCTCGTCCCAGAGGACCCCTTCGGGCAGATCATGGAGTTCCCCTTCCTGGCTCACCACCCCCAACTGTGGCTCTGCCTGTCCCATCCAGGACCAACCTAGCCCGTTCCAAGTCTGTGAGCAGTGGAGACTTGCGTCCAATGGGGATTGCCTTGGGAGGGCACCGTGGCGCTGGAGAGCTAGGGGCTGCACTGAGCCGCTTGGCACTCCGACCTGAGCCACCCACTTTGAGACGTAGCACCTCTCTCCGCCGCCTCGGGGGCTTTCCTGGGCCCCCCACCTTGCTCAGCATACGGACGGAGCCCCCTACTTCCCATGGCTCCTTCCATGTGATATCTGCCCGGCCCTCTGAGCCTTTCTACTTCGATGACAAGATG GCTCACCACACACTGCTTCTGGGCTCTGGCCATGTTGGCCTCCGAAATCTGGGAAACACG TGCTTCCTGAATGCTGTGCTACAGTGTTTGAGCAGCACTCGGCCTCTTCGGGACTTCTGTCTGCGAAGGGACTTCCGGCAAGAGGTGCCTGGAGGGGGCCGAGCCCAAGAGCTCACTGAAG cctttgcagatgtgattggtGCCCTGTGGCACCCTGACTCCTGCGAAGCTGTGAATCCTACTCGATTCCGAGCTGTCTTCCAGAAATACGTTCCCTCCTTCTCTGGATACAG CCAGCAGGATGCCCAAGAGTTCCTGAAGCTCCTCATGGAGCGTCTACACCTTGAAATCAACCGACGAGGCCGCCGGGCTCCACCAATCTTGGCCAACAGTCCAGCTCCCTCTGCACCCCGCCGCGGAGGGGCTCTGCTAGAAGAACCTGAGTTAAG TGATGATGACCGAGCCAACCTAATGTGGAAGCGTTACCTGGAGCGAGAGGACAGCAAGATTGTGG ACCTGTTTGTGGGCCAGTTGAAAAGTTGTCTCAAGTGCCAGGCCTGTGGGTATCGCTCCACGACCTTCGAGGTTTTTTGTGACCTGTCCCTGCCCATCCCCAAG GTGTGTGACCGATGTCGGCAGAAAACACGAAGTACCAAAAAGTTGACAGTACAAAGATTCCCCCGAATCCTCGTGCTCC ATCTTAATCGATTTTCAGCCTCCCGAGGCTCCATCAAGAAAAGTTCAATAGGTGTAGACTTCCCGTTGCAGCGACTGAGCCTAGGGGACTTTGCTAGTGACAAAGCGG GAAGCCCCATATATCAGCTGTACGCCCTTTGCAACCACTCGGGCAGTGTCCACTATGGCCACTACACAGCCCTGTGCCGGTGCCAGTCTGGTTGGCATGTCTACAATGACTCTCG TGTCTCCCCTGTCAGTGAAAACCAGGTGGCATCCAGTGAAGGCTACGTGCTGTTCTACCAACTGATGCAGGAGCCACCCCGGTGCCTGTGA
- the USP21 gene encoding ubiquitin carboxyl-terminal hydrolase 21 isoform X1, with translation MPQASEHRLGRTREPPVNVQPRVGSKLPFAPRARSKERRNPAPGPNPVFRPLPPRPGPPEERLKKLELGRGRTSGPRPRGPLRADHGVPLPGSPPPTVALPVPSRTNLARSKSVSSGDLRPMGIALGGHRGAGELGAALSRLALRPEPPTLRRSTSLRRLGGFPGPPTLLSIRTEPPTSHGSFHVISARPSEPFYFDDKMAHHTLLLGSGHVGLRNLGNTCFLNAVLQCLSSTRPLRDFCLRRDFRQEVPGGGRAQELTEAFADVIGALWHPDSCEAVNPTRFRAVFQKYVPSFSGYSQQDAQEFLKLLMERLHLEINRRGRRAPPILANSPAPSAPRRGGALLEEPELSDDDRANLMWKRYLEREDSKIVDLFVGQLKSCLKCQACGYRSTTFEVFCDLSLPIPKKGFAGGKVSLRDCFSLFTKEEELESENAPVCDRCRQKTRSTKKLTVQRFPRILVLHLNRFSASRGSIKKSSIGVDFPLQRLSLGDFASDKAGSPIYQLYALCNHSGSVHYGHYTALCRCQSGWHVYNDSRVSPVSENQVASSEGYVLFYQLMQEPPRCL, from the exons ATGCCCCAGGCCTCTGAGCACCGCCTGGGCCGGACCCGAGAGCCACCTGTTAATGTCCAGCCCAGAGTGGGATCCAAGCTACCATTTGCCCCCCGGGCCCGCAGCAAGGAGCGCCGAAACCCAGCCCCTGGGCCGAACCCCGTGTTCCGACCTCTGCCTCCCCGGCCAGGTCCTCCTGAGGAACGGCTCAAGAAACTGGAGCTGGGACGAGGACGGACCTCAGGCCCTCGTCCCAGAGGACCCCTTCGGGCAGATCATGGAGTTCCCCTTCCTGGCTCACCACCCCCAACTGTGGCTCTGCCTGTCCCATCCAGGACCAACCTAGCCCGTTCCAAGTCTGTGAGCAGTGGAGACTTGCGTCCAATGGGGATTGCCTTGGGAGGGCACCGTGGCGCTGGAGAGCTAGGGGCTGCACTGAGCCGCTTGGCACTCCGACCTGAGCCACCCACTTTGAGACGTAGCACCTCTCTCCGCCGCCTCGGGGGCTTTCCTGGGCCCCCCACCTTGCTCAGCATACGGACGGAGCCCCCTACTTCCCATGGCTCCTTCCATGTGATATCTGCCCGGCCCTCTGAGCCTTTCTACTTCGATGACAAGATG GCTCACCACACACTGCTTCTGGGCTCTGGCCATGTTGGCCTCCGAAATCTGGGAAACACG TGCTTCCTGAATGCTGTGCTACAGTGTTTGAGCAGCACTCGGCCTCTTCGGGACTTCTGTCTGCGAAGGGACTTCCGGCAAGAGGTGCCTGGAGGGGGCCGAGCCCAAGAGCTCACTGAAG cctttgcagatgtgattggtGCCCTGTGGCACCCTGACTCCTGCGAAGCTGTGAATCCTACTCGATTCCGAGCTGTCTTCCAGAAATACGTTCCCTCCTTCTCTGGATACAG CCAGCAGGATGCCCAAGAGTTCCTGAAGCTCCTCATGGAGCGTCTACACCTTGAAATCAACCGACGAGGCCGCCGGGCTCCACCAATCTTGGCCAACAGTCCAGCTCCCTCTGCACCCCGCCGCGGAGGGGCTCTGCTAGAAGAACCTGAGTTAAG TGATGATGACCGAGCCAACCTAATGTGGAAGCGTTACCTGGAGCGAGAGGACAGCAAGATTGTGG ACCTGTTTGTGGGCCAGTTGAAAAGTTGTCTCAAGTGCCAGGCCTGTGGGTATCGCTCCACGACCTTCGAGGTTTTTTGTGACCTGTCCCTGCCCATCCCCAAG AAAGGATTTGCTGGGGGCAAGGTGTCTCTGCGGGATTGTTTCAGCCTTTTCACCAAGGAAGAAGAGCTAGAGTCGGAGAATGCCCCA GTGTGTGACCGATGTCGGCAGAAAACACGAAGTACCAAAAAGTTGACAGTACAAAGATTCCCCCGAATCCTCGTGCTCC ATCTTAATCGATTTTCAGCCTCCCGAGGCTCCATCAAGAAAAGTTCAATAGGTGTAGACTTCCCGTTGCAGCGACTGAGCCTAGGGGACTTTGCTAGTGACAAAGCGG GAAGCCCCATATATCAGCTGTACGCCCTTTGCAACCACTCGGGCAGTGTCCACTATGGCCACTACACAGCCCTGTGCCGGTGCCAGTCTGGTTGGCATGTCTACAATGACTCTCG TGTCTCCCCTGTCAGTGAAAACCAGGTGGCATCCAGTGAAGGCTACGTGCTGTTCTACCAACTGATGCAGGAGCCACCCCGGTGCCTGTGA